Genomic DNA from Bemisia tabaci chromosome 2, PGI_BMITA_v3:
AATTCGAAATACGGTAATAGACGGATcgaaaaagaagacataataTAGATTCATAGGAGTGAAGACCTCTGTCGGAACTACCGCTTTGAGCGTGATTTTACCCCTGAAGCTGCTTCGACACTActaatttggacaatttttaattattactgaAGTTAGGCGATTGAGGAATTGTTCCCAGTTATTCGTAATTCAACCCAACAGTCTGATTTTTTTAGCCCCTTTAACATTTATACTTTGCTGTAGAGAATATCACTGCTTGTCGGCTAAAAATGACAAATTACCGAGGGCTGCTTTGTGTGGTAAAATCTCCTTTATTCGGAATTTATAAAACATTTTCCTCATATAATTATTAAATGAACCTCCTTTCTGacattaaattgatttttggttttgttttcagGAGGTGCCGGTGGTTATCAGTATCCAGGTCCCAACGGACAACCAAACACACAGCAAAACAATGGGCCTTCTCAACCTGATGGTCCTGCAGGATACAATTATCCAAGACCTATGACGCCAGTAGGTGGACCATCCCAGGGAGGGACATTTGGTCAGCCAAACGGACCTTCTCAATCCAATGGGGGTGGAGGATATCAGTATCCGAGGCCCAATGGTCAAGCCGGTGGACCAGCGCCAGGAACGAATGGGGGAGGTTTCTCTAATACGCGGCCTAACTCACAACCGAATGGAGCCACTCCCGCAGGGAACGGAGGTGGATACCAGTATCAAAGGCCCGGCCCGCAACAAGCAGGTGGACCCACGTCAAATGGTATAGGAAACGGTGGTGGATATCCAAACTCTCGACCCAGTCCACAACCGAATGGAGGTAGCCCCGCTGGAAATGGTGGAGGGTATCAATATCCAAGACCTACCTCTCAGCAGCCAAGTGGATCTACTCCAGGAAATAACGGAGGCGGGTTCCAAAACTCTCGGCCCAACTCTCAACCTAATGGCGGAGGTTCACCAGGAAATGGAGGTGGTTACCAGTATCCACGACCAAGTCCTCAGCCTAACGGAGGAAGGCCATCGGGTGGATCAGGAGGTGGTTACCCAGCATCCGGTCAACCGACGAATGGATTGCCCTCACCTACGTTTGGAGCACCCAGTCAACCACCTCCTAGACCAAGTCCTCAACCGGGTGGTTTCCCATCTCCTAGTTATGGGGTTCCCACTCAACCAGCCCCTAGACCCAGCTCTCAGCCAGGTGGTCAGCCCTCTGGAGGCAATACGGGTTACAATTATCCGAGGCCCTCTCAACCTGGTAATGCTCTGACTCCTTCTTTCGGAGCCGCAAATCAGCCATCTCCAGTGCCTAATGTTCCTCAGAGGCCTGGCGGAACAAATAGTTTTGCGTCGCCTGATCAAGTGCCAGTAGACAATTACGGAGCACCTCAGCCAGTTTCCATCAACGGAGCATCTAGTCCTCCACAAGGGCCCAACTCTGCACCTCCATCCACACGCCCTATCAGCAATGGCAATGGAGGCTCACAGGGCCCTTATCCTTCCTCAAGACCAACCTCAACCCAACAGTCATCTGGTGGTTATAATTACCCCGGACCCCAAACTCAAGGATCCCCGAGCAGACCATCAGGACAGAGACCAACCTCTAGTGGCTATAACTATCCTCCTCCAACACAGTCATCTGCTGGCTACATTTTCTCTTCCTTCCCCCAACAAGTTCTAACAACATCTGCAGCACCTGCCAGCTACAACACGATTCCATCGTTGCAACAATCTAATCGTCAGCAAGCTAATTTTGCACCAAACTCGCAATCATCGGGCGGAGGCTACAACTATCCCAGCCCAGCTCAAAACCAACCTCAGCAACCAGCGGGCGGTCCGAATCCTGGTGGCCTTCAACCTGCATCAGGGACTCGGGGATACGTGTACCCCGCTCCCTCTCAAAATCCGTCAAGCCCTCCCTCAAATAATTTCAGTCCTCAGAGGCCGAGCTCTCCACCATCCAGTTCTCAGAATGGATACAACTATCCCAGCCCCACTCCAGCAAGACCTCAGTCAACTCCGCAACAACCAGGAACTTTCCAAGGGTATCCTTCCTCAAGACCTCAGCAACCAGCAGGGCCAAATGGTGGTTACCCAGCAGTGCCTCAGACTCCAACACCCAGCTCTGGCGGGAACGGAAACGGTAATGGCATTTCGGGGCAAACACCTAGCTCTGGATCTTTTCCTGGTTACTCTTATCCTTCCCCTAATCCGGCACCTACATCTCCACCACAACGACCTTCAAATAATTTCGGGCCCAGTATACCCAACGTACCACCAAGCACAAGTTACGGCGTCCCCGATTTGCAACCAACCCAGGGTGGAGGAAGCTCTCAATCAGGGTATAATTACAATACACCATCACAACCAACCCGGGGCCCCGCAACGAGTGGCCCTCCCAGACGGCCGCAGGCTCCCTCGCCTAGCTATGGTGCTCCACAGCAGCCAACGAGTAATTCTGTACGACCAACTAATTCGTATAACACAATAGCGAATTCATCCCCTCAGCCGGCATCCTTCCCTCCATCAACGAATCTAGGTGGAGCACAAACTCCTGGACCAACGTTCGGCCAAACTCCAGGAGCCCAGCAATTACCCTCCTCGAACGGTTTCAACTCCCAGCAAACGCCATTCTCCAATTACGGACCTCCACAATTACCGAGCTCTCCACCATCCAGTAACGGATCTCCTCAGTCTCCTCAAGGTTATTCGTATCCATCACCAAATCAGCCCACTCAACCCCAAACATCGAATCCCCCCAGCAGTGCATACACGAACGCTTTTCCATCCCCCtctttttcatcaaattctcTGAGTCAAAGTGGTTTCCAACAACTTCAGAGTGCCGCGCCAGATTTTACAGATCAGTCAAGTGGAGCTCCGAGCGCAGACTACCTGCCACCAGATACTAATGCTCCTGTTAACCCCGGAAGTTCATCTAGTTTTAGTAATTCTGGGCTAACTAGTGCGCAGTATAATACGCAAAGACCAATAGAATTCACAACGGCAAAACCTAATAAATTTGCAGGCCAGTCGTTTGAAGTTTCTCCCGTCGTCCAATCAATTAGTTTTGGAATACCATCCCAGACTCTGGCAAGTATATCTGAACTAATCAACGGTGCTAAAACTAATAGTCCAGGTCCAGCTCGACAACAAACAGCCCCATCCCGTCCAGGGGACTCAGGATATTCTTATCCTCGGCCGCAACCTTCAGGGCCCACCAATGGGCAACCCCCGTCAAATGGTGGTAGCGGCACGTCAAATGCTACTCCAAATGGATATCCTAGTGGTGGCCCACCAAGCTCAAGTAATGTACCTGCCAGGCCCTCTCAAAGTTATGGCCCACCGCAGCAAG
This window encodes:
- the LOC109040123 gene encoding uncharacterized protein is translated as MTRLKVKIVSHMISIVLLLFLQLCLFSAAYGNIVKRQGGAGGYQYPGPNGQPNTQQNNGPSQPDGPAGYNYPRPMTPVGGPSQGGTFGQPNGPSQSNGGGGYQYPRPNGQAGGPAPGTNGGGFSNTRPNSQPNGATPAGNGGGYQYQRPGPQQAGGPTSNGIGNGGGYPNSRPSPQPNGGSPAGNGGGYQYPRPTSQQPSGSTPGNNGGGFQNSRPNSQPNGGGSPGNGGGYQYPRPSPQPNGGRPSGGSGGGYPASGQPTNGLPSPTFGAPSQPPPRPSPQPGGFPSPSYGVPTQPAPRPSSQPGGQPSGGNTGYNYPRPSQPGNALTPSFGAANQPSPVPNVPQRPGGTNSFASPDQVPVDNYGAPQPVSINGASSPPQGPNSAPPSTRPISNGNGGSQGPYPSSRPTSTQQSSGGYNYPGPQTQGSPSRPSGQRPTSSGYNYPPPTQSSAGYIFSSFPQQVLTTSAAPASYNTIPSLQQSNRQQANFAPNSQSSGGGYNYPSPAQNQPQQPAGGPNPGGLQPASGTRGYVYPAPSQNPSSPPSNNFSPQRPSSPPSSSQNGYNYPSPTPARPQSTPQQPGTFQGYPSSRPQQPAGPNGGYPAVPQTPTPSSGGNGNGNGISGQTPSSGSFPGYSYPSPNPAPTSPPQRPSNNFGPSIPNVPPSTSYGVPDLQPTQGGGSSQSGYNYNTPSQPTRGPATSGPPRRPQAPSPSYGAPQQPTSNSVRPTNSYNTIANSSPQPASFPPSTNLGGAQTPGPTFGQTPGAQQLPSSNGFNSQQTPFSNYGPPQLPSSPPSSNGSPQSPQGYSYPSPNQPTQPQTSNPPSSAYTNAFPSPSFSSNSLSQSGFQQLQSAAPDFTDQSSGAPSADYLPPDTNAPVNPGSSSSFSNSGLTSAQYNTQRPIEFTTAKPNKFAGQSFEVSPVVQSISFGIPSQTLASISELINGAKTNSPGPARQQTAPSRPGDSGYSYPRPQPSGPTNGQPPSNGGSGTSNATPNGYPSGGPPSSSNVPARPSQSYGPPQQGPNGGGQSFVPPQQGLNGSPGPSPPFQQNVPQSPSQSYGPPQQQPAQPATPSFNFGPMQPIPSQPTRPAQPVPSYGPPQQQPSQPSQPSQPSQPSQPSQPFQPSPPTQPSQPAQPPQPQPGLSYGLPQQQAPSLTQNFGQPQQPAGPTQNYLPPSRQALSQNQNFGSSTQGESSFLQNYDSSSQQQSGSPSSQLQGEAPSWASFAVSSFESPALPFQQQTISTFSVDYDSSQQSGSAGGFGASSGEYSSLQQSGSSSYSDQSSTREGFPGNGDSAPVSSTPPNLPSPDDTKYNEIQPNNGGVPETRQQGYDSNGGYIY